One Agrobacterium sp. RAC06 DNA segment encodes these proteins:
- a CDS encoding ABC transporter substrate-binding protein — MKLTVLAVLFATAMAAPALAEDAICYNCPPEWADWASMLKALDETVGVKMPHDNKNSGQALSQMIAEKASPVADVAYYGVTTGIAAISEGVVQPYKPAGFDEIPEGLKDPEGNWFAVHYGTLGMFVNVDALYGAPVPKCWADLTKPEYKGMVGYLDPASAFVGYAGAVAINQAFGGDLNNFEPAIKYFKDLAANSPIVPKQTSFARVVSGEIPILFDYDFNAYRAKYNESGKFEFVMPCEGTVRVPYVMSLVAGAPNAEAGKKALDFILSDEGQAIWTNAYLKPARPVALPAEVAARFLPDSEYERAVSVDYSAMAAAQKGFGERYLAEVK; from the coding sequence ATGAAACTTACCGTTCTTGCCGTTCTTTTCGCAACGGCTATGGCTGCACCCGCATTAGCCGAAGATGCCATCTGCTACAATTGCCCGCCGGAATGGGCCGATTGGGCTTCCATGCTCAAGGCGCTGGATGAAACAGTCGGCGTGAAGATGCCGCATGACAACAAGAATTCCGGCCAGGCGCTCAGCCAGATGATTGCTGAAAAGGCATCCCCCGTTGCCGATGTCGCCTATTACGGCGTGACCACTGGCATTGCCGCCATCTCCGAAGGCGTTGTCCAGCCGTATAAGCCGGCCGGCTTCGACGAAATCCCGGAAGGCCTGAAGGATCCGGAAGGCAACTGGTTTGCCGTTCACTATGGCACGCTCGGCATGTTCGTGAATGTCGATGCGCTGTATGGCGCGCCTGTGCCGAAGTGCTGGGCAGACCTGACCAAGCCTGAATACAAGGGCATGGTCGGCTATCTAGATCCGGCATCGGCCTTTGTCGGTTATGCTGGTGCTGTTGCCATCAACCAGGCCTTCGGCGGCGATCTCAACAATTTTGAGCCTGCCATCAAATACTTCAAGGATCTGGCAGCCAATAGCCCGATCGTGCCGAAGCAGACCTCCTTTGCCCGCGTCGTCTCGGGCGAAATCCCGATCCTGTTCGACTACGACTTCAATGCTTACCGCGCCAAGTACAACGAGAGCGGCAAGTTCGAGTTTGTCATGCCCTGCGAAGGCACCGTCCGTGTTCCCTACGTCATGAGCCTTGTCGCTGGTGCGCCCAATGCAGAGGCCGGCAAGAAGGCACTCGACTTCATTCTTTCGGATGAAGGCCAGGCCATCTGGACCAATGCCTATCTGAAGCCGGCCCGTCCTGTGGCCCTTCCGGCCGAGGTTGCTGCACGCTTCCTGCCGGACAGCGAATATGAGCGCGCCGTCTCCGTCGACTATTCTGCGATGGCCGCTGCCCAGAAGGGCTTTGGCGAACGCTATCTGGCCGAGGTGAAGTAA